The following nucleotide sequence is from Treponema pectinovorum.
CAACAGTTGTTATTTTTATATTTTTATTCATCAAAAAGCTCCAGAGAGAAATTTCAATCAAATCTACTCCACAATTATCGGTAAAAAAAAACTTTTATTTAGAATGATTTACCACACCTTTTTACCGCAACCGTCCGTTCGGGGTTCGCTAACGCTCATCCGCTTCGTCGTAAACTCCTCAGCGGACTTGCGCCCCTACCGCACGGGGTAAGTTTTGTGGTCAAATAAAAAGTTACTTGTCCCGCCTGAATACAAAAAAGTATAATAGAAAAAACACAAACAAAAAAACAACAGCACAATGAATAATTTTAAATGCCATTTTTGCACCAACTGCAATGGAACAGGTTGCATAGGGCAACTTCCAGGAATGGGCGGTGTAGAACGAAACATAAATTTTCGCCTCAACTGCGACGGCTGGGAAGTCTGCCGCAAAGAAAATCCACTCCTGTTCGTAAATTTTTTAGAACGTGCAATCACAGACCGCATTCCCAAAATAAGCCTCGCTCCAATGACAGGCGCAGTAGAAAATATAGGCTTTAACGACGAAGAACTTTATTACAGGGAAATTTTCTCCTGCATACATAAGTGCGGAGTTGGATTGTGCGCTGGCGACGGATATCCAGACGAAAAAATAAAATACGGAATAAAAGCTGTAAAAAATTTGCAAAAAACGGACAAAAAGGCAAAGGCTGTTTTTTTTATCAAACCCTTTGAAAATAAAAAAATCTTTGAACACATAGAGATGTGCCTTCCTTATGCAAGTGCAATCGGAATCGACATAGATTCATATAACATCGCCACAATGAAAAAGCTCGTAAATTTAGAAAAAAAAACGCCTTCTCAATTAAAGCAGATAAAAGATTATCTTAAAGAAAAAGGAAAACCGTTTATCATAAAAGGCATTTTTAACACAGAAGACATAAAACTTTTAGAAGAATTGCGCCCAGATTGTGCATACATATCAAACCATGGTGGCAGAATAGAAACACGCATAGGTTCAACCGCAGAATTTTTGCAAAACTTTGCAGAGCAGATAAAAAACTACACAGACGAAATTTGGGTAGACGGTGGCATAAGAAGTCCGCTTGATATAGCAACCGCGATGGCATTTGGAGCAGACCGAGTTTTAATCGGTCGCCCCTTTGTAACCGCCTTCTGCAAATCCGGCGAAAAAGGCGTATGCAAAAAAGCCCTTGAATTTACACTGTTGCAAACCGCCCAGCTCAATAATCTAACGCTTTAACAGCATATAAAGAAAAGAGAAAATCGAATATCAAATTAAATTATCCGAAAAAAATAGGCTGCTCCTTTTCAAAAAGAACAGCCATCTTCATTTTAGAATTTCGCTTTTCGAAGTCTTACTTCTTCAATATCTTCGCTAAACAATTCTCTTAAATCGTTTAAGCCCAAAGCCATCAAAGCCATGCGGTCAATTCCCATTCCCCAAGCAAGAACCGGACAATCAAGCCCCTGTGCCTTTGTAACTTCTGGTCTAAAAATTCCTGCACCACCAAGTTCAAACCAACCTAAAACCGGATGCTTTATATGAACTTCTACAGACGGCTCTGTAAACGGAAAATAACCTGGAACATATTTTACTTCCGTAGCACCAGCAACTTCTGTAGCAAACATCTCAAGCATGCCGAGCAGAGTGCGCAAATTCACATCTTCGCCTGCAATTATTCCTTCTGTCTGGTAAAAGTCAGAAAGGTGAGTTGCATCAACTTTGTCGTATCTAAAACATCTTGCAATTCCAAAATATTTTCCTGGAACCTCTGCATTATGCAACTGATGTGCCGAAAGAACTGTTCCCTGAGAACGCAATACAAGCCTTCGTGTAAATTCGTGGTCAAAGTCGTAGTTCCAGCCACGGCTTCCAGTGTTTCCGCCGTCTTTGTGTGCGGCTGCAACATTAGAAAGCCAAGGCTCTTCTATAGATTTTGCATAAGTTGGATTTTTTATTCGATAAACATCGTGAATATCGCGGGCAGCATGGAACTGTGGCATAAACAAAGCGTCGCCGTTCCAGAATTCTGTTTCAACAAGCGGTCCGTCGTATTCTTTAAATCCAAGCGAACACAATTTATCCTTTACATGTTCAAGAAATTGTACGTAAGGGTTTGTTCGTCCCGGAATTATGCGAGCTGGAGGAATTGCAATGTTATATCCGCGGAAAGTTCCTTTTTTCCAATCACCGCTTTCGAGCATTTTTGGCGTTAATTCACCAATTTCGTTCCCTGTTATTCCCGCAGTTTTCAGAGCGTCCAAAATCTTTTTAGACGCAGATGTGAGTTTATAGATTACGGTTTCTCTGTCGATTATTTTAAATGCACTGTCTGCTGCACCTCTTTTTTTTGCATAAGGGGCGATTGCATCCTGCTCTTCTTTTGTAAGGGAAGAACTTTCGATTTGACCATTTTGCGATTCAGCTGCAATTTTTAAAAGTTTTGCTGCAAGTTTTATCCTTGCAGGAATCTCTGCTCCAGTGTATTCGACTTTTTTTTCTGCATTCATCTTTAAAATGCCGTCTTTAGAAAGAGGTCCAAACGCAGAGCCAACATCTTTTTGTTCAAGACCTGCTCCATTTGCAATTTCTGGCAGAGTCTTTGCTCCGTTTGATTTTACGTAAGAAATTATCCTTTCTTCGGGAGTTCCGTTTTTTGCATATTCGCGCCCCAAATCTGTAATTTCATAAAAAGTATGAGGTGTTCGACTAAAGACATTCAAAAGTTCCTTTCCGCCAAGCCAGCTAAATGCCTGATTTGCATGCCCTTCTTTATAATCCAATTCTTTTTGAAGTTTTTCAGAAGTTAATTCATCTTTTTCGTTATATTTTAAAAGAACTTTGATTTCCAGCGGATGAAGATTTTTAATGATGTTTTGAATATCCATTTTTAATTTTCCAATTTTACTCAAAGCGGACTTTTTCGAACTTTAAGATTTGAATTTGCAATTTTGGTCATTTCGATTTGTCCAATGACCTTATAAAAAATTTGAGCCAGTCTCCAGAGGAAACCAGCTCTATATTTTTATTCAAGATTTTTTCTATCGTTGAAACCTTACATAAGACTGGTACATAGCCCACTTAAAGCCTGTCTTCTCGTCTTTGTAATATTTTACGGAATCGCGCTTCATATATTTATAACTAAAATAGTTATTCTGTTCCTGAAAATCCTTTAGAACCGCAAGTGCCGTGTTCATCGCTTCGCCTTGATCAAAAGCAACTGCATGGCAGGTATAATAAAGGCGAACTTCATCCGTAAGTGGAGTATACTCCAATTGAACCTTTGCTGTTTTATTTGTTACATGCTGGTCTTCGGGAACAATCGTAACCGTTTCGTTTCCAACAGGGTCTTTTAACAAATCTCCAACTTCATCTGCAAAAGCAAGCCCTAAAAGACAAACAAAAGTTGCTGTGAGTGCAAAAAATTTCTTCATTATAGCCCCCAAAATCGAATTTAAAAAATCCTATACTCAGTTATTCTATCTGTTTCCATAAAAAAATCAAGCATAACCCTATATCGCCCTGCTTCAACACCTATAAGCGGAGAAGAAGAAATCAAAAGTCGTAAAGAAATTTCCTTGGGTTTGTTTTTTATTCTCGAGCGCCAATATTCGCGAACTGCATTTTTTACCGCTTGCTCACACGCTTGCTTTATGCCTTCAAAACCGTCTTCAAGTTTTCCGTATCCGACTCCTCGAATTTTAGGATTATTTATGCTTTTCCATGAATTATAAAGATTTATTTGACTTGCACTTCGCTTAAATTCAACGCGGCAATAAAGTCTGTCATCTTTGGAAGCAACATTCTCATATTGAATTGAATTTAATTCTTTTTCCGTCAATTCTTGAACTGTCGAAAAATCTATGTATTCTTTTACTGCGCGCGTTTTGTCGTAAGGCGTATAGTCGATTTTCCAACCGTAAAGCATTCCTTGAACAAAAAACGGTCCAGTTTTTTTTAGCCTGCTTACTGCAAGCGAATATGGATTTTCATTTTCGTCCTGTTCTGCAAAGTCAACTTTTCCTTCTTGCCAATTAATTCCTGGATATGCTTCTTTTTCTGCCCACAAAAGAATCTGAATTTTTTGTTCCTGATTTACGCTTTGTGCCGAACAAATTGCAGAAAAAAACGATAAAGCAAAAAATATTAAAAATAAGCGTTTTTCCATACTTTTATAGGATTTATTCCCATCCGAACAAGAAAATACAACCAGCAAAAACCAAAACCTGCAAGGTGAACAGAATGTGCAACTCCGCTACGCATTCCTAAAAAATGACTGAAAAATTCGATTATCGCATAAGCAACAACCAGCACTGGAGCTGGAACAGGGATCAAGCCCCAAATAAATATTCTACTTTTTGGAAAAACAACCGCATAGGCAAGCAAAACTGCATAAACTGCCCCACTTGCACCTAATAAAATTATACGCCACTGCCCAGTGAAAAAATAAACCGCAAGCGAAAAAAGTCCGCACAAAGTTCCAATTAAAAGATACATCAATAAAAATTCTTTTGTTCCCAAAGCCTTTTCTATTGAAAGTCCAAAAAAGAAAAGTCCCAGCATATTAAAAAAAAGATGCTGAAAATTCCCATGGACGAACATATATGTAAAGGGTTGCCAGTACATTTTTCCACCAATGCAGTTATAAACATTTAATGAAAGAATGTAACTCAAACTTGGAATAACCTGCTGGATAAGGAAAATCGCTGTATTGATTAAGATGATTGCGAGAGTTGCATTTTTAAAACTGTAGGAAAAAGGTTTTCGTATTATTGATGCCATTCTTTAGTCCGCTATTTTTATTTCTGAAATAAGTTTTTGATCTGCAAGAGTAACTCGGTTTCTTCCATTTCGTTTTGAAATATAAAGTGCCTGATCCGCTTGGTCAACGAGTTGTTTAGGAGAAGTAACAGGGTTAGTTTTAGAGTTAAATACGGTAACTCCCACCGAAATCGTAACTTTTACATGCTGATTTTCATAACAAAAATCGTACTCTTCAACATGGCAGCGAATTCTTTCTGCAACTGTCATTGCATCATCCTTATCTGTATTGTCGAGCATAACGGTAAATTCTTCGCCACCGTAACGGCTTGCAACGTCTTTTGCTCTTATGCACGAGCGGATAATTTTTGCAACGGTCTGTAAAACATAATCTCCACAAGAATGCCCATAGGAATCGTTAAATCTTTTAAAAAAATCTATATCAAACATGATTACAGCAAGAGGAAGACTTTGAGCAAGTGCAAAATCAAGTTTATCGGCAAGCGCATTATAAAAAAAATATTTTAATTTTAAATGCGTCATCATATCGGTAGAAGAGCGTTCAAGCAAAACTGAATTATAAATTGCAATCGCTGCAAGATTTGCAATCGTTAAAATCTGCTCTTTTTCATATGAACTGTAACCGCTTTCTTGAGGGAGCGTTATCCTTTCGCCAAAAATTAAAATTCCATCAAGGTGATTTTTTTGAACAAGAGGGACGATTAACGAAGTTTTTAAAGAACCAACCGCCTCGATATTTGTATCCGCTGGAATTTCCATTTTTAATTCTTCTAATGTAAAAACTTTGTCGCCCTTTGTAATTAAGTGAACTAAAGGATTATTTGTTGGAATTTTATACATTATGCTCTTGTCAACTTCAAGCCCATTATAGTTTTTGTCCAAAATAAATTGATCTGAATCTAAGGCATCCAAAACGAAAAGTCCTGCGCCCAAAACTCTAAATTGTCCCATGCAAGTGTACAAAATAGATTCTATCAACTGCGAAAATTCTATAGTTGAGCAAAGCGAGCGCGAAATTTCCAAAAGCTGTTTTAAATCGTAAATTCTTTTTTCGTATTGCTGGGCAATTTCATCATATTTAACAACTTCGCTGTATTCTGACGGAAAATCAGTCTGCGTAGTATATTGGGTCACTTTCTTTCTACCTCGCCCATTATTGCATAATTCTTCATTATACCCAAAAATGTTGTCCAGTTTTCAAATTCTTGTTCAAGTTTTGAAGCATTCTCTCGATTTCTTGAAGAACCCAGCAAAACTTTTATATTAGAAACTAGGCTTGGGGTTGTTTTTTTTGAATCAATCAAAATTTCTTCAATTTGCTTGTAAAGACCAAAAAATTCCGTGCTCAAATCCTGCACAATTTTATGCGCTTGTTCGTTTATAGTATCGACAGAAGTTTCCAGTTTTTTTATAAAATCCGCATCTCTCCTTCCGTCGCGAATGTAACCTTCGATTATGATTTGGTCATTTTCTTCGCCACGTTCAAACGATTTTTCAAAAACTTCAATTTCATTCAAACTTTCTACACAGGAATAAACTTGACTTGCAAACTCTGATTTTTGAACAGAATTCTCAAAAAATCCTTCTATAACTATGTCATCCAAAAGAGAGCGAATTTTTTCATCAAAGAATACGTTTATAAAAGTTTTTAAAATCTGTAACGGAGTAATCCAGGTGTAAGACTTTGTACTGTTCGAATGAATTTTTTCGCTGCTTTCTTCGTTATAGCCCTTCAATTCCAAAAGGCTTCGTTCTCCAAACAACTGTTTTAAATCCACAGAAATCGTATTATCTTTTATTTCTGATTTTATCCGCGTTTCATCCGAAATAAATTTTTCTTGAAGATGTGAAGCAAATTTTTGTCTTGCATTTATCTTATATGAAGCAGTTGGAGGAACAAAATCCGCATCTTTTTTTGCAACTCTGGCAAGTTTTAAAAGTATATCTCCAGTTAAATATTTTGAAAGCACAGTGTTAATCTTTTTTAAAGCTGAAAAATATGTATTCGAATCGTCTACAGAAACAACTTTTCCGTGTCGAATATTCAAAAGTGCAGTTAAAGCCCGACCAACAGAGGTCGTTATCTTTAGATTTGCTGCAAGATAATAAAAATCTTGAAGATATGCGGAAAGCGACTCCAAAGAGCAAGGTGCAAACGCTGGCTGGTAATCTGGAATAAGACCTGTATAAGCCGGATCAAAATTGTGGATAAGCGAAATGTAATTAAAACGGCAGAAATCTGTAAGTTGATTCAACTTCGAAATAACTTCATCAATTTTTATAAAATCCGGAGTATTCAATTCTTTTATTAAAAACTCAAGAGTGTGTTTTTGATTTTCAAAAACTCTGCTCATAGGAAGTTTTGAATCTATAACTTCTTGTTTTCGCTTTTCTACGCTCAAATTTTCAAGTTTTTCCTGACTTGCGCCTGTAAATCCCGTGAGCAACAGCTGATTTTCATAATGCTCTTTTCTTTTTAAATCTTCTCCACTTATAGTTGCAGAAAGCAAATCTCCGACAGGCTTTGTATTTTCATATAGAATTCTAAAGAGTTCTGCAAAATTTGGCTGCAAAAGCCCATCTTTATATATGCTAGGTTGAAATGCCTTTAACTCGTTTTGAATTTTATGCAAAGCCTGCTTTTTTTTGACTTCTGGGGATGAACCCATAAAAATTGATTCTAAAAGGTTTGCAATAAAAGAAAAAATCCCCATACGAAATATTTTAGGGTTAAAAGTAAGATTTTACAAGGTTTTACGACAGATATGGCTCCAACACAGCCTTAAATTCTTCCTGAGTTGAACATTGTATAACTTTTAATCGCAGTTCTTTTGCACCGTCAAACCCTTTAATATAGTTGCTGAACCTGCCGCGCATTTTCATGCAAGCACCTTTTTCTCCAATAGTACAAACCAAAAGTTGCATTTCTTTAAAACCGAGGGCGAGGCTTTCTTTTAGCGAAATTTCGCATTCTTTTCCAGTTGTAAGATATTCTTTTACCCTTTTAAAGATGAGTGGATTTCCCTGTGCTGCACGCCCAATCATAATTCCATCGCAAAGCGTTTGTTCAAACATCATTTTTGCATCTTGCGGCGATTTTACATCTCCGTTTCCAAAAACCAAAATTCGCCTGTCGACATATTGAACCAAATCACGAATCGCATTCCAATCGGCTTTTCCGCCATAGCCTTGAACTGTCGTTCTTCCATGCAGCGTTATTGCAGACGCTCCTGCACTTATCGCAGAGTCCGCACATTCTTTATACGTAAGATGAGAAGAATCCCAGCCTGTTCTAATTTTTACCGTTACAGGAACAGTTCCTTTTACAGACGATTGGAGCCCTAATTCATCTTTGCGCTCACCTTTAAAATTTTCTACCGCCTGAACAACCGCTTTTGTTATTGAATAGAGTTTTTCTGGATTCCGAATTAGAGCACTGCCAGCACCAGTTTTTGTAACTTTTGGAACAGGACAGCCACAATTTATGTCTATGCATTCGCACGAAGTATTTGCCAGAACAATCTTTGCGGCTTCCGCCATAGTGTCTTCATTTGAGCCAAAAATTTGAACCGCATACGCTTTTTCGTTTTTTAAACGAGACATCATAGCAAAAGTTTTTTTATTGTCGCGCACCAGAGCTTCGCTGCTTATCAATTCTGTATAGCCAAAATCCATTCCACAGTCCGCACAGATGCTACGATATGCAGCATCGGAAAAATCCGCCATTGGAGCAAGAAAAATATTTCCGTTTAAAAAGAGATTTCCAATCTGTACAGGATGATAAAAAGGATTGTACATACAAGAGCGCAAAATTTTTAAATAAAAAATTTATTCGCTTAAATTAAAAATTTTACAACTGTTTGTCCACAACTGCTTGCTCAAATCTTCCAAAGGAATTTCAAGCATTTCTGCCAAAAATCTTGCAGTAGAAGGAAGATAAGCAGGCATTGTGCGCTTTTTTTCACGATATTCAGACGGAATCATAAAAGGACTTTCTGTTTCAATCAAAATTCTGTCGAGTGGAACATTTAAAACAGTTTCATGCAAATTTCTTGCATTGCGATAGGTTAAATTTCCTGCAAAAGAAAAATATATGTTGAGTCCAGCATCCAAGCATTTTTTTGCGTAGGTTGCATCTTCGCTATAACAATGAAGAATTGCTCCCTTTGACGGAATTCGCTCTTTTAGAACATCGAACACATCTTTTCCTGCATCTCTATTGTGAATTACAACAGGAAGTTGATATTTTTCGGCAATTTCCAACTGAGTTATAAAAATTTCCATCTGAGTCGTTTTATCGCCAAACTGCTTGTAATAATCAAGCCCAGTTTCGCCAACAGCAACAACATTTGGAAGTTTAAGACTTTCTTCTATTGTATTTATCCAATCTTTGCCAGGCGTTGTAACTTCTGAAGGCGCAACTCCAACCGCATGATAGATTCCTGGCAAGGATTTTAAATTTTGATATACTTTTTTAAAATCGTGTAGAGAATTGTTTATAGAAATAATGCGAGTAACACCAGCAAGGCGTGCTTGCTGCACAACGCGTAATTGTTCAATAGGGTCATCGTAAATAAGCCCGATGTGAGCGTGAGTATCAAAAAATTGCATGGCTAGTATCTTCCGAAATTATAGAAAACTGATGCGACAGCCCAGTTAAAAATTAACCAGTCTGATGATTAACTAATCTAGGTAATGATACACGAGAAGATTTTTGTTGTCAAACAATTTGCTATAACGCACGGCAATAAGTGGGCGTGAAGAGGGAGGATTTTATTCCCCCCCTCCTTCTAATTCTTAGAAGCAAGCCAGTCCTCAAACTCCTTTTCAAATTTAAGTTCGTTTTCTGAACCTATTTCGTAAAGCTGAATTTGTTTTTTTTGGGCACTGGAAAGATACGCTGCGTTAGAGACATAAAGGCTCATCAATGCGTCTTCTCCTGTTGCTATCAAAGGTAACTCTGAATTTATTGAATCTGCAAAAGCTTTAAAAACGTCAAGGTATGTATCTGGTGGCGGAAATTCAAAATCCAATTCTGTAGTCGTTGGAACAGGATTTTTATATTCTTCTGGCAACATTTTTTTGTAAAAATCGCTTGGTTGTGGATTTTCTATGATTTTTATACTTTTTGGAGTGCAGGTTACAAGAGCACGGTCAAAACTGATTTCCAATCTGTTTACGCCTGGATTTTCGCCAGTGGACGCTGTAAAAACACCAGTTAGCCCACCCTGCCATTCCATATATATGGTCGCTTCGTCTTCAACTTCTATATCGTGATATTTTCCTTCGTGGCAAAATCCGCTAATTTTTTCTGGCATACCAAAAAGCCAGCACAGAAGATCCAGACTGTGTGGACACTGGTTTAAAAGTGTTCCGCCGCCATCTGTCTTGTAAGATGCTCTCCACGGTGAACTTTTGTAATAATAATCCGTTCTAAACCAATCTGTAACAGTATAAGAGAGCCTTTTTACTTTTCCGTATTTACCGGATTCAATTATCTTTTTAATTTCGAGATTTATAGGATATTTTCGATGATGAAATATAAAACCCAATTTTTTGGAAGTTGGACGTGCTTGCACCATCTCTCGTCCTTGACGCAAGTAAACGCCAGCAGGCTTATCGCACAAAACATGAAGATTTCTTCTAAACGCTGCTCTAGCAACATTTTTGTGTGAATAATGTGGAGTTACAATCAAAACAGCATCAATAGAAAATTCTCCATCATCAAATCCTTGAAAAAAACTCTCGTCTGAATCGTATATTTTTATGTCGCCACGGTTTAAAAATTTGTGAACGCGTTCAAGATTTTTTCCTTTTACGCGTGTGCAGGCTGTTATTTTAAATCCCAATTCTTCATGCAAAAAGATTCTTTCCGCATATTTTGACCCCATATCGCCCATTCCAATTATTCCAAGATTTATCATAACAAAAGCCTCCACTAAAAATTTTCAATTAAATTATACAACGGAATTTGGACGAGAAGAAAAATTAAAGACCGATTAAAAGTTTATTTTGCTTTACTTCCTATTAAAATACCAATTGGTTTTAAATAAGAGATGTTTTCACATACGATTTTTGTAATAACCATCAAAGGAACCGCAATAATCATTCCCAAAATTCCCCAAAGCCAGCCTGCAAGAGAAAGTGCAACCAAAATTACAAAAGGAGAAATTCCTAAATTATCGCCTTCAATCTTTGGTTCTAAGATATTCCCCAAAACGAAATTTACTACGATTACCCAAATTGAAATAAAAATTGCCGGCAAAAGCGAAGGATAAAATTGAATAAAAGCGAAAATCATCGTTACGCTGCATGAAACTATAGAACCAAAAGTTGGGATAAAATTAAGACAAAACGCAATAAATCCCCAAATTAAAGGGAAATCCATTTTTGTTAAACTACAGGCAAAAAAAATTAAAAGTCCTGTAAAAAATGAAATTACAAATTTTATCGAAGCGTAATGCGTTACATCTGCAATTATATTTTGAACAACTCTTAGAACTCTAGAATTATGTTCATCGTCAAAGGCAAGACTTACTTTTTGTTTCATCTTCCTAAATTCTGAAAGTAAA
It contains:
- a CDS encoding rhomboid family intramembrane serine protease, whose product is MASIIRKPFSYSFKNATLAIILINTAIFLIQQVIPSLSYILSLNVYNCIGGKMYWQPFTYMFVHGNFQHLFFNMLGLFFFGLSIEKALGTKEFLLMYLLIGTLCGLFSLAVYFFTGQWRIILLGASGAVYAVLLAYAVVFPKSRIFIWGLIPVPAPVLVVAYAIIEFFSHFLGMRSGVAHSVHLAGFGFCWLYFLVRMGINPIKVWKNAYF
- a CDS encoding AI-2E family transporter, with the protein product MDSNIKFIKGIFLLLFFFAFVLSCVLFKVMDSFFKPVILSILLSFVFYPPIKKLKTKLKMPWWLSTTIIFLIFFIVFFLIVNLLTVSFKSIASALPRYERKFFMIMEALKLKLSENSGSRLYAILGFDTDISIFSNIENQFNVLKYLRNLALDFTTSVVTFMKTLFLVVLMSGFLLSEFRKMKQKVSLAFDDEHNSRVLRVVQNIIADVTHYASIKFVISFFTGLLIFFACSLTKMDFPLIWGFIAFCLNFIPTFGSIVSCSVTMIFAFIQFYPSLLPAIFISIWVIVVNFVLGNILEPKIEGDNLGISPFVILVALSLAGWLWGILGMIIAVPLMVITKIVCENISYLKPIGILIGSKAK
- the dgcA gene encoding diguanylate cyclase DgcA, producing the protein MTQYTTQTDFPSEYSEVVKYDEIAQQYEKRIYDLKQLLEISRSLCSTIEFSQLIESILYTCMGQFRVLGAGLFVLDALDSDQFILDKNYNGLEVDKSIMYKIPTNNPLVHLITKGDKVFTLEELKMEIPADTNIEAVGSLKTSLIVPLVQKNHLDGILIFGERITLPQESGYSSYEKEQILTIANLAAIAIYNSVLLERSSTDMMTHLKLKYFFYNALADKLDFALAQSLPLAVIMFDIDFFKRFNDSYGHSCGDYVLQTVAKIIRSCIRAKDVASRYGGEEFTVMLDNTDKDDAMTVAERIRCHVEEYDFCYENQHVKVTISVGVTVFNSKTNPVTSPKQLVDQADQALYISKRNGRNRVTLADQKLISEIKIAD
- a CDS encoding TatD family hydrolase → MQFFDTHAHIGLIYDDPIEQLRVVQQARLAGVTRIISINNSLHDFKKVYQNLKSLPGIYHAVGVAPSEVTTPGKDWINTIEESLKLPNVVAVGETGLDYYKQFGDKTTQMEIFITQLEIAEKYQLPVVIHNRDAGKDVFDVLKERIPSKGAILHCYSEDATYAKKCLDAGLNIYFSFAGNLTYRNARNLHETVLNVPLDRILIETESPFMIPSEYREKKRTMPAYLPSTARFLAEMLEIPLEDLSKQLWTNSCKIFNLSE
- a CDS encoding alpha-hydroxy-acid oxidizing protein, coding for MNNFKCHFCTNCNGTGCIGQLPGMGGVERNINFRLNCDGWEVCRKENPLLFVNFLERAITDRIPKISLAPMTGAVENIGFNDEELYYREIFSCIHKCGVGLCAGDGYPDEKIKYGIKAVKNLQKTDKKAKAVFFIKPFENKKIFEHIEMCLPYASAIGIDIDSYNIATMKKLVNLEKKTPSQLKQIKDYLKEKGKPFIIKGIFNTEDIKLLEELRPDCAYISNHGGRIETRIGSTAEFLQNFAEQIKNYTDEIWVDGGIRSPLDIATAMAFGADRVLIGRPFVTAFCKSGEKGVCKKALEFTLLQTAQLNNLTL
- a CDS encoding DUF5312 family protein → MGIFSFIANLLESIFMGSSPEVKKKQALHKIQNELKAFQPSIYKDGLLQPNFAELFRILYENTKPVGDLLSATISGEDLKRKEHYENQLLLTGFTGASQEKLENLSVEKRKQEVIDSKLPMSRVFENQKHTLEFLIKELNTPDFIKIDEVISKLNQLTDFCRFNYISLIHNFDPAYTGLIPDYQPAFAPCSLESLSAYLQDFYYLAANLKITTSVGRALTALLNIRHGKVVSVDDSNTYFSALKKINTVLSKYLTGDILLKLARVAKKDADFVPPTASYKINARQKFASHLQEKFISDETRIKSEIKDNTISVDLKQLFGERSLLELKGYNEESSEKIHSNSTKSYTWITPLQILKTFINVFFDEKIRSLLDDIVIEGFFENSVQKSEFASQVYSCVESLNEIEVFEKSFERGEENDQIIIEGYIRDGRRDADFIKKLETSVDTINEQAHKIVQDLSTEFFGLYKQIEEILIDSKKTTPSLVSNIKVLLGSSRNRENASKLEQEFENWTTFLGIMKNYAIMGEVERK
- the pheS gene encoding phenylalanine--tRNA ligase subunit alpha, whose translation is MDIQNIIKNLHPLEIKVLLKYNEKDELTSEKLQKELDYKEGHANQAFSWLGGKELLNVFSRTPHTFYEITDLGREYAKNGTPEERIISYVKSNGAKTLPEIANGAGLEQKDVGSAFGPLSKDGILKMNAEKKVEYTGAEIPARIKLAAKLLKIAAESQNGQIESSSLTKEEQDAIAPYAKKRGAADSAFKIIDRETVIYKLTSASKKILDALKTAGITGNEIGELTPKMLESGDWKKGTFRGYNIAIPPARIIPGRTNPYVQFLEHVKDKLCSLGFKEYDGPLVETEFWNGDALFMPQFHAARDIHDVYRIKNPTYAKSIEEPWLSNVAAAHKDGGNTGSRGWNYDFDHEFTRRLVLRSQGTVLSAHQLHNAEVPGKYFGIARCFRYDKVDATHLSDFYQTEGIIAGEDVNLRTLLGMLEMFATEVAGATEVKYVPGYFPFTEPSVEVHIKHPVLGWFELGGAGIFRPEVTKAQGLDCPVLAWGMGIDRMALMALGLNDLRELFSEDIEEVRLRKAKF
- the dusB gene encoding tRNA dihydrouridine synthase DusB; the protein is MYNPFYHPVQIGNLFLNGNIFLAPMADFSDAAYRSICADCGMDFGYTELISSEALVRDNKKTFAMMSRLKNEKAYAVQIFGSNEDTMAEAAKIVLANTSCECIDINCGCPVPKVTKTGAGSALIRNPEKLYSITKAVVQAVENFKGERKDELGLQSSVKGTVPVTVKIRTGWDSSHLTYKECADSAISAGASAITLHGRTTVQGYGGKADWNAIRDLVQYVDRRILVFGNGDVKSPQDAKMMFEQTLCDGIMIGRAAQGNPLIFKRVKEYLTTGKECEISLKESLALGFKEMQLLVCTIGEKGACMKMRGRFSNYIKGFDGAKELRLKVIQCSTQEEFKAVLEPYLS
- a CDS encoding Gfo/Idh/MocA family protein, translating into MINLGIIGMGDMGSKYAERIFLHEELGFKITACTRVKGKNLERVHKFLNRGDIKIYDSDESFFQGFDDGEFSIDAVLIVTPHYSHKNVARAAFRRNLHVLCDKPAGVYLRQGREMVQARPTSKKLGFIFHHRKYPINLEIKKIIESGKYGKVKRLSYTVTDWFRTDYYYKSSPWRASYKTDGGGTLLNQCPHSLDLLCWLFGMPEKISGFCHEGKYHDIEVEDEATIYMEWQGGLTGVFTASTGENPGVNRLEISFDRALVTCTPKSIKIIENPQPSDFYKKMLPEEYKNPVPTTTELDFEFPPPDTYLDVFKAFADSINSELPLIATGEDALMSLYVSNAAYLSSAQKKQIQLYEIGSENELKFEKEFEDWLASKN